The sequence gactagtagatccaagaaagatagcttaccttctttttcctcctcgaaggtaaatttgatgtccttatgcacgttgtttatcgcttccaaaatcctgggtagatcctttcggttgatgatgctgaaaatgtcgtcaacgtatctccaccacttctcgggtagtattccttgttcttgtaggttgttctccagattcgccatgaacagttcgcacaaaaacggtgatagcggatttcccatcggtgctcctttcgtctgtttgtagtagttgccacgaaatgtgaagtagttctccgtcatgcatagccttgccagatttaggtacatcttcacctttcctcgccattttgtttccgtcctttgtgttagcaaccaatcctctagaagattcagagcatctttcactggaacgctagggaacaatgccgctacgtcgaatgataccattatgtcctcttcttcgatgtgtcctaattccaacagcttctgggcgaactcctgggtgttgatgACCGAACTGCTGGGAAATGGTTTCGGCatactttggaactcctttacCAACCATTTGGCTATGTTTTGGGTGGGGgaacccactgatgaaactatctcTCGCATCTCCTTGCCGGGTTTATGGATTTTTGGTAGTCCTTTAATCCTAGGTAGAACCGGGTTTACTGTCTTCACTCgagcttctccgatgatcgcctTACACTCCTTTATTGTTTTGTCCGTGAGTCTTATTAATCCTGGTAGCGGATCCACTCTCAAATATCTATaaggtcctccgttgattttcgGTGCTGATTGGTTTTTCCTGAAGCTCCTTTAGAATCCTCCTCTCGCCATGGTTCGTTGTCCCGTGTCGTCCttctttgatggcgtctgccaCGATGTTCCTCGCTGTATTTTAATCCCGTTGCTCGATGTTTCGGGAAATCGCTGTCTCCATGTCCACGATGATCTGTTCCACGTCTGATTTCTGTGTGATCACATACCCAGTCCCTTGTTGAGGTGGGCTAGttgttcctccgtaaactgctgtgtcgaacggttCACGACGAATCCTTCGATGATCTGTACTGTGGGTTTGTCAGTACGGACTTCCTCTGCTGATTTCGCTCGCAAGTTGTCCAGATTTTGTGCGAAAAAACAGTCTCGATTCGGCATTTGACCAGAGCGGTCGTGTTTCTAAACGTTAAAGAAAGTGAGTAATCTAAATAAGCGAGCCTCTTAACATAGCTTAATAGTATAGAGAACACTCAAACACACGGAAACACAACTGATTCAACATGGCTGCCATGAACAACGCTGGAACTTACAACACCACTCGAATCAACACGTTTATGGTCAATTTTTCGGAAGCGGCAAAGAAACCAAAAGTCGATATATAATCAAGTCTTTTCAATTCAACGGATCACGTGGCATCACATATGTGGAGTGCGACAGTCTTGAATATGCATTGGAGATAGTTGAAAGTCATGATAGGAAACACGAGGTATCATTCGACAATGTCAAGTTCATGGTACCACTACTAATGGATGATGAAGCTACGATTGTTCGAGTACACGATTTACCGCCTCAAAAGGATGATGACATTATCAAGCGCGAGATGGATATTTATGGAGAAATTCTGTCTATCAAGAGTGAGGTCTGGGACACACCACCACAGCTGAAAGCAATACCAAGCGGAGTTAGAAAATTGTGTATCCGTACTAACGAACACTATCCCGTCGTACATCTTCATGGCTGGACATTCAACAATGGTCACCTACAAAAATCAGCAAATCACGTGTAGGCACTGCCGAAGACAAGTTCATTACGGCGCAAAATGTGCTGAAGCGATACAGATAACTGGTAACCACAGTAGCGTAAACGCGAAACCTCCGAAACCTCCAAAATGGTCAGCGGGAACGGACTGGCTCAATCCATGGTTAATGGTCAATGGTTAATCTAAACGCTTTGAACCGAAAGCACGATAAGAGCATCGGAAATCCAACCATTACTACCACCGATACGCCATCCTCGTCGTCAGCAAACATCTCTGAGCAACGAACATCAGATTTTGTTACACCCAACAAAGTGATTCGTGTTTCCAGCATTATCGGTGGTAGTGATGGTTTGGATAAGACGATAGTAGGTAAGAACAATACACCTAGTTTAGATGATTCAAAACAGTTTAACGCACTGATACAGGGCACAAGCGATAACCCTGCTTATGAGACAGACAGCCCAATGAAGTCTACGGCTTCACACAATGCTAACAGAAAAAAGAGAGGAAAGAAAGTATAATAAGTCAATAACAATGCAATGGCGACTAACAGTGATACTAATAGACAAATTGCATACACTATTGCTAGCATCAATCTGAACAACATATCTAATACTAACAAAATTTACTCGCTTCGAATATTTGTAAATCTAATGGATTTAGATGTAATACTttttcaagaggtagaaaacgaAAACTTGGATCTATATGGTTTTGATGTTGTGTATAATATCGATCACGAGAAAAGGGGAACAGCTATAGCTGTGAAGGCACACTTTTAATGTAGTGATGTTGACGCAGTTTGGATACGAGGCTTATAAAATTGAAGCTTAATAATGACGTCATTATTTGCAATGTCTATGCTCCTTCGGGTTCTGTGAACCGACACAAATCATTGATTTTACACGATGAGCAAAATCGTACAGAGTTTCAATGCAAATGGCAGTATTGGATAACACAAAGAAGATATTATCGAAACTGGTTAGTTTGGTGGACAGAATATGCGAAGCCTAAGATTGTATCTTTTATGAAGTGGAAGTCAGGATTAAtttataaagattttaaaaGTAATATGGAATTCTGGTACTATGCATTGTGCAAAGCTTACGATGATTATCTGACGGATATTCGAAAGATCACAGAAATTAATAGAATTAAAGGAAAAAATGTTGAGACTTCAACGGAATTTTAGTGCTTTCATTTCTAGCAACAATGAGATATATTTCAGTGGCGAACCAATATCGTTTTTTTCAGTTAAgcaaaagagaaagaaaaacccagattaatccacctagcgttggtggtgcctttctcgcatttagttaagacaccaaccttatatggggtttatatggtccgatgtacca comes from Armigeres subalbatus isolate Guangzhou_Male chromosome 2, GZ_Asu_2, whole genome shotgun sequence and encodes:
- the LOC134214427 gene encoding telomerase reverse transcriptase-like, producing MYLNLARLCMTENYFTFRGNYYKQTKGAPMGNPLSPFLCELFMANLENNLQEQGILPEKWWRYVDDIFSIINRKDLPRILEAINNVHKDIKFTFEEEKEGSPRTP